Proteins encoded by one window of Bradyrhizobium sp. B097:
- a CDS encoding SPOR domain-containing protein, which translates to MADRYQDRHFSTDAAPKAETDPLAELARLIGQTDPFGSANKPPPRPLQSRANARPQQYDPQAEDEDAPPAGPPPWMQRARQETVAPPPVQHTEYEEPEQDYQPKPVHPLHRYAAQQAQPPAPEPVATYRPVEPPRQPEAFDDEPTYQSGDQGHDPSRYDDALYGQLEAGEQDLQRDPSYPDDPYAYEADEEEPEPRRRSSGLMTVAAVLALGVFGVGGAYAYRTYVGSPRSGEPPIIKADNTPTKVIPAQADAPAKTPDRMAAGDGTEKIVSREETPVDVNSKTAGPRVVFPPLNANANPPPASTVQTAQPAPAPITANGTLPNNEPRRVRTLAVKGDSPDGAQAAAAVPGKPAAAAKPPVSRGNPAAANASVNAPMSLVPGQADAATAPAAPPTRVASTTTASVGGGGYLVQVSSQKNEADAQSSYRTLQGKYRNVLGSQPLVVKRVDLGEKGVYYRAFAGPFASSEEANQLCRSLMSAGGPQCLIQRN; encoded by the coding sequence ATGGCTGATCGATATCAGGACCGACATTTTTCCACCGACGCGGCACCCAAGGCCGAGACCGATCCGCTCGCCGAGCTGGCCCGGCTGATCGGCCAGACGGATCCATTCGGCTCCGCGAACAAGCCGCCGCCGCGTCCGCTGCAGTCGCGCGCCAATGCGCGGCCGCAACAATATGATCCGCAGGCCGAGGACGAGGATGCGCCGCCCGCGGGCCCGCCGCCTTGGATGCAGCGCGCGCGGCAGGAGACCGTCGCTCCGCCGCCCGTGCAGCACACCGAGTACGAAGAGCCCGAACAGGACTACCAGCCGAAGCCGGTGCATCCGTTGCATCGCTATGCGGCCCAGCAGGCGCAGCCGCCTGCGCCCGAACCGGTCGCAACCTATCGGCCGGTCGAGCCTCCGCGGCAGCCTGAGGCCTTTGACGACGAGCCGACCTATCAGAGTGGCGATCAGGGCCACGATCCGTCGCGCTATGACGATGCGCTTTACGGTCAGCTGGAAGCCGGCGAACAGGATCTGCAGCGCGATCCATCCTACCCGGACGATCCCTATGCGTATGAGGCCGACGAGGAAGAGCCTGAACCGCGCCGGCGGAGCAGCGGCCTGATGACGGTCGCCGCGGTGCTCGCGCTTGGCGTGTTCGGCGTCGGTGGCGCGTACGCCTACCGGACCTATGTCGGCTCGCCCCGCAGCGGTGAGCCGCCGATCATCAAGGCCGACAACACGCCGACCAAGGTGATCCCGGCCCAGGCCGATGCGCCGGCCAAGACGCCGGATCGCATGGCAGCGGGTGACGGCACCGAGAAGATCGTGTCGCGTGAAGAGACCCCGGTCGACGTCAATTCGAAGACCGCCGGACCGCGCGTCGTGTTTCCGCCGCTGAACGCGAATGCGAATCCGCCGCCGGCATCAACCGTGCAGACGGCGCAGCCCGCGCCGGCGCCGATCACCGCAAACGGGACGCTGCCGAACAACGAGCCGCGCAGGGTTCGCACGCTCGCCGTCAAGGGCGATTCGCCCGATGGCGCGCAGGCCGCGGCCGCCGTGCCGGGCAAGCCTGCGGCCGCTGCGAAGCCTCCGGTGTCGCGCGGCAACCCGGCCGCAGCCAATGCTAGCGTGAACGCGCCAATGTCGCTGGTTCCCGGACAGGCTGACGCAGCCACGGCCCCGGCCGCGCCTCCGACCCGAGTGGCGTCGACCACGACCGCTTCTGTCGGCGGTGGCGGATATCTGGTCCAGGTATCGTCGCAGAAGAACGAGGCGGACGCGCAATCGTCCTATCGGACGCTGCAGGGCAAGTATCGCAACGTGCTCGGTTCGCAGCCTTTGGTAGTGAAACGCGTCGATCTCGGCGAGAAGGGCGTCTATTACCGCGCCTTTGCCGGCCCGTTCGCGTCGTCGGAAGAGGCGAACCAACTGTGCCGGAGCCTGATGTCGGCTGGTGGGCCGCAGTGCCTCATCCAAAGAAATTAA
- the scpB gene encoding SMC-Scp complex subunit ScpB has translation MDHPVARPEELRLLEALLFASAEPIDQATLAKRMPDGVDIKVALAQLQAEYAPRGVNLVRVANKWTFRTAGDLSWLMTRESTETRKLSRAAIEVLSIVAYHQPVTRAEIEEIRGVVTSKGTIDVLLETGWIRPRGRRKTPGRPLTFGTTDAFLSQFSLEALGDLPGLEELKGTGLLDSRLPTGFSVPSPSDDATLREDEEPLEPGDTLELLLAPAVEPEAEEPKTESEAVAEVEAAEVGTAEVETTAEAETDLGAEAAAEVDAAEADVAEPDADEPDERIDDEGAEEKGE, from the coding sequence ATGGATCATCCGGTAGCGCGTCCTGAGGAATTGCGGCTCCTTGAAGCCCTGTTGTTCGCATCGGCCGAGCCGATCGATCAGGCAACGCTGGCAAAGCGGATGCCCGACGGCGTCGATATCAAGGTGGCGCTCGCACAGTTGCAGGCGGAATATGCGCCGCGCGGCGTCAACCTGGTTCGGGTCGCCAACAAGTGGACGTTCCGCACCGCCGGCGATCTGTCGTGGCTGATGACGCGCGAGAGCACCGAGACCCGGAAGCTGTCGCGTGCAGCGATCGAGGTGCTGTCGATCGTCGCCTATCACCAGCCGGTGACCCGCGCCGAGATCGAAGAGATTCGCGGCGTGGTCACCTCGAAGGGAACGATCGACGTGCTGCTGGAGACGGGCTGGATCCGTCCGCGCGGCCGCCGCAAGACGCCGGGCCGTCCGTTGACCTTCGGAACCACCGATGCCTTCCTGTCGCAGTTCAGCCTGGAAGCGCTCGGTGACCTGCCGGGACTCGAGGAGCTGAAGGGCACCGGTCTGCTCGACTCGCGCCTGCCGACCGGCTTTTCCGTTCCCTCGCCATCGGATGATGCGACGTTGCGCGAGGACGAGGAGCCGCTCGAGCCCGGCGACACGCTGGAACTGCTGCTCGCGCCGGCGGTCGAGCCGGAAGCCGAGGAACCGAAGACCGAGAGTGAAGCGGTTGCCGAGGTCGAGGCTGCCGAGGTTGGGACTGCCGAGGTCGAAACGACAGCCGAGGCCGAAACCGACCTCGGAGCGGAAGCTGCCGCCGAGGTGGACGCGGCCGAAGCTGACGTGGCCGAACCTGACGCTGATGAGCCGGACGAGCGCATCGACGACGAGGGCGCCGAGGAGAAGGGCGAATAG
- the nagZ gene encoding beta-N-acetylhexosaminidase produces the protein MTNRAFITGVAGLILNDAEREFIRAERPWGFILFKRNIESPAQVAALVGELRSAAGMADAPVLIDQEGGRVQRLGPPHWPVYPPGASFSALYDIDPKLSLTAARLSSRLIAADLIDLGITVDCLPLADVPVAGADAVIGNRAYGTEPDKVAAIARAVTDGLEQGGVLPVLKHIPGHGRATADSHFRLPTVDTARDELERTDFAAFQPLADLPMAMTAHVVFSALDPVHPATTSATIIEQVIRGLIGFQGLLMSDDVSMNALAGSIAERTRAIVNAGCDMVLHCNGNIDEMREVARETPELTGKALERAKATLAARKQPEPLDRQAVRAELDALLDRVGTA, from the coding sequence ATGACGAACCGCGCATTCATCACGGGCGTAGCCGGGCTGATCCTCAACGACGCTGAACGCGAATTCATTCGCGCCGAGCGGCCATGGGGTTTCATCCTGTTCAAGCGCAACATCGAGAGTCCTGCCCAAGTGGCCGCTCTTGTTGGGGAACTCAGGTCGGCGGCTGGCATGGCCGATGCGCCGGTCCTGATCGACCAAGAGGGCGGGCGGGTGCAGCGGCTCGGACCGCCGCACTGGCCGGTCTATCCGCCCGGCGCGAGCTTCAGCGCGCTCTACGACATCGACCCGAAGCTCAGCCTGACGGCGGCCCGGCTCAGCTCGCGGCTGATTGCGGCCGACCTGATCGATCTCGGAATTACCGTCGATTGCCTGCCGTTGGCCGACGTTCCGGTGGCAGGCGCAGATGCGGTGATCGGCAATCGGGCCTATGGAACCGAGCCGGACAAGGTCGCGGCGATCGCCCGTGCGGTCACGGACGGGCTGGAACAGGGCGGCGTGCTGCCGGTTCTCAAGCATATTCCCGGCCATGGCCGCGCCACCGCGGACAGCCATTTCCGGCTTCCGACGGTCGATACCGCGAGAGACGAGCTGGAACGGACCGATTTTGCCGCGTTCCAGCCACTGGCGGACCTGCCGATGGCGATGACTGCGCATGTTGTGTTTAGCGCGCTGGACCCCGTCCATCCGGCGACGACTTCTGCGACAATCATCGAACAGGTGATTCGCGGCCTGATCGGGTTCCAGGGTTTGTTGATGAGTGATGACGTGTCGATGAATGCGCTGGCCGGATCAATTGCCGAACGGACCCGCGCCATCGTCAACGCCGGTTGCGACATGGTTCTGCACTGCAACGGCAATATCGACGAAATGCGCGAGGTCGCGCGGGAGACGCCGGAACTGACCGGCAAGGCGCTTGAGCGGGCCAAGGCGACGCTCGCCGCGCGGAAACAGCCTGAGCCACTCGACCGGCAGGCGGTGCGGGCTGAACTGGATGCGTTGTTGGATCGGGTAGGGACGGCATGA
- a CDS encoding efflux RND transporter permease subunit — protein sequence MTLSELCIRRPVMTTLITASIIAFGVFGFRLLPVSALPKVDFPTIAVTATLPGASADTMAASVAGIIERQLSTIAGISSMNSNSSQGTSVITIQFDLNRNIDAAALDVQTALTIAQRRLPIEMTIPPSFRKVNPADFPVLFVSLGSATLPLSAVNEYGDITIGQALSQLPGVAQVLIYGAQKFAIRVQADPEAAAARSVSMEDIRAAVSRANSSTPVGTLNGPKQDVALQASGQMDKAADYRQIYVAWRNGSPVRLDEIAKVYDSVENDKIATWMNDERAIVLAIQKQPDANTVAVVDAVLAKLPSLRAAIPPSVTMQVMMDRSVSIRQAVSDVEETLLIAIALVILVIFLFLRSASATFIPALAVPISLFGTCAAMYALDYSINNMTLLALTLSVGFVVDDAIVMLENIVRHIEHGMKPFEAALKGAREIGFTIISITFSLIAVFIPVLLMGGIVGRVFREFAVTISVAIIVSGFVSLTLTPMLCARVLRAHDATKRPNIVLRAFEAMFEAWLRAYEWALDWVLAKKALMLLVTLATLGGTVYLYMIVPKGFFPQEDTGFLIGVTEAATDTSFEAMKVRQQALVEVMRTDPAIDYINSTVGSGGPNPTTNYGRLFIALKPQKTRDNAAVVIGRLRQKAREIPGMQAFFQSVQNLNIGGRISKSQYQYVMQSGDTEALYRLAPEMRDKIEKIPGLLDVTTDLYIKNPQMTVDIDREKAAVYGVTVDQVRNQLYNAYGSRQVGTIYMPSNDYQIILEVQPQFRVDPSDLSKLYMKTANGQTIPLDAVAKLVPTVGPLQINHQGQQPAVTISFNLAPGNSLGYAVDKITELEQTANLPPTIATGFSGTAQVFQDSLRGQGVLILAAVFAAFVILGILYESFIHPITIISGLPSAGIGAILTLMLFGMELSVIAMIGIVMLVGIVKKNAIMMVDFALERRRVGLSAEHAIREAALLRFRPIMMTTFAAIFGTLPIALGAGAGAELRQPLGVAVVGGLCVSQLLTLFITPVIYIYLDRIDRRLRRKLDPQAEAGGDVERPQVVAAE from the coding sequence ATGACGCTCTCCGAGCTCTGCATCCGCCGCCCGGTCATGACGACGCTGATCACGGCGTCGATCATCGCATTCGGCGTGTTCGGCTTCCGCCTGCTGCCGGTCTCGGCGCTGCCCAAGGTGGATTTCCCGACCATCGCGGTCACCGCGACGCTGCCGGGCGCCAGCGCCGACACCATGGCCGCCTCGGTCGCCGGCATCATCGAGCGCCAGCTCTCGACCATTGCCGGCATCTCCTCGATGAACTCGAACTCCTCGCAGGGCACGAGCGTCATCACCATCCAGTTCGACCTCAACCGCAACATCGATGCCGCCGCGCTCGACGTGCAGACGGCATTGACCATCGCCCAGCGCCGGCTGCCGATCGAGATGACGATTCCGCCGAGCTTCCGGAAGGTGAACCCGGCCGATTTCCCGGTGCTGTTCGTCTCGCTGGGGTCGGCGACGCTGCCGCTGTCGGCGGTCAACGAGTACGGCGACATCACGATCGGGCAGGCGCTGTCGCAGCTGCCGGGTGTCGCCCAGGTCTTGATCTACGGCGCGCAGAAGTTCGCGATCCGCGTCCAGGCCGACCCGGAGGCCGCGGCTGCCCGCAGCGTCTCGATGGAGGACATCCGCGCCGCGGTGTCGCGCGCCAATTCCTCGACTCCGGTCGGCACGTTGAACGGGCCCAAGCAGGACGTCGCGCTGCAGGCTTCCGGCCAGATGGACAAGGCGGCCGACTACCGCCAGATCTACGTCGCCTGGCGCAACGGCTCGCCGGTTCGCCTCGACGAGATCGCCAAGGTCTATGACAGCGTCGAGAACGACAAGATCGCGACCTGGATGAACGATGAGCGGGCGATCGTGCTCGCGATCCAGAAGCAGCCCGACGCCAACACCGTGGCCGTCGTCGATGCCGTGCTGGCGAAATTGCCGTCGCTGCGCGCTGCGATCCCGCCCTCCGTGACCATGCAGGTCATGATGGACCGCTCGGTCTCGATCCGGCAGGCGGTCAGCGACGTCGAGGAGACCCTGCTGATCGCGATCGCGCTGGTGATCCTCGTGATCTTCCTGTTCCTGCGCTCGGCGTCGGCGACCTTCATCCCGGCGCTCGCGGTGCCGATCTCGCTGTTCGGCACGTGCGCTGCGATGTACGCCCTGGACTACTCGATCAACAACATGACGCTGCTGGCGCTGACGCTCTCGGTCGGCTTCGTGGTCGACGACGCCATCGTCATGCTGGAGAACATCGTCCGCCACATCGAGCACGGCATGAAGCCGTTCGAGGCGGCGCTGAAGGGCGCCCGCGAGATCGGCTTCACCATCATCTCGATCACCTTTTCGCTGATCGCCGTGTTCATCCCGGTGCTGCTGATGGGCGGCATCGTCGGCCGCGTGTTCCGCGAATTCGCCGTCACGATCTCGGTCGCGATCATCGTCTCCGGCTTCGTGTCGCTGACCCTGACGCCGATGCTGTGTGCCCGGGTGCTGCGCGCCCATGATGCGACCAAGCGTCCGAACATCGTGCTGCGGGCGTTCGAGGCGATGTTCGAGGCCTGGCTACGCGCCTATGAATGGGCGCTGGACTGGGTGCTGGCCAAGAAAGCGCTGATGCTGCTGGTGACGCTCGCGACGCTCGGCGGCACCGTCTATCTCTACATGATCGTGCCGAAGGGCTTCTTCCCGCAGGAGGACACCGGCTTCCTGATCGGCGTGACGGAAGCTGCGACCGACACCTCGTTCGAGGCGATGAAGGTCCGCCAGCAGGCGCTGGTCGAGGTGATGCGGACCGATCCGGCGATCGATTACATCAATTCCACCGTCGGCTCGGGCGGTCCCAATCCAACCACCAACTATGGCCGCTTGTTCATCGCGCTGAAGCCGCAGAAGACCCGCGACAACGCCGCCGTGGTGATCGGCCGTCTCAGGCAGAAGGCGCGCGAGATCCCGGGCATGCAGGCGTTCTTCCAGAGCGTCCAGAACCTCAACATCGGCGGCCGCATCTCGAAGAGCCAGTATCAGTATGTAATGCAGAGCGGCGATACCGAGGCGCTGTACCGGCTGGCGCCGGAGATGCGCGACAAGATCGAGAAGATTCCGGGCCTGCTCGACGTCACCACCGACCTCTACATCAAGAACCCGCAGATGACGGTCGACATCGACCGCGAGAAGGCGGCGGTCTACGGCGTCACCGTCGATCAGGTGCGCAACCAGCTCTACAACGCCTACGGTTCGCGGCAGGTCGGCACCATCTACATGCCGTCGAACGACTACCAGATCATCCTGGAGGTGCAGCCGCAGTTCCGCGTCGATCCGTCCGATCTGTCGAAGCTCTACATGAAGACCGCGAACGGCCAGACCATTCCCTTGGATGCGGTCGCGAAGCTGGTGCCGACGGTCGGACCGTTGCAGATCAACCATCAGGGCCAGCAGCCGGCGGTGACGATCTCGTTCAATCTCGCGCCCGGCAATTCGCTCGGCTATGCCGTCGACAAGATCACCGAGCTCGAGCAGACCGCGAATTTGCCGCCGACGATCGCGACCGGATTTTCCGGCACCGCGCAGGTGTTCCAGGATTCGCTGCGCGGGCAGGGCGTGCTGATCCTCGCCGCCGTGTTCGCGGCCTTCGTGATCCTCGGCATTCTCTACGAGAGCTTCATCCACCCGATCACCATCATCTCGGGCCTGCCGTCGGCAGGAATCGGCGCGATCCTGACGCTGATGCTGTTCGGGATGGAGCTGTCGGTGATTGCGATGATCGGGATCGTGATGCTGGTCGGCATCGTCAAGAAGAACGCGATCATGATGGTCGACTTCGCGCTGGAGCGCCGCCGCGTCGGCCTCAGCGCCGAGCACGCGATCCGCGAGGCGGCGCTGCTGCGCTTCCGCCCGATCATGATGACGACGTTCGCGGCGATCTTCGGCACGCTGCCGATCGCGCTCGGCGCGGGCGCCGGCGCCGAACTGCGTCAGCCGCTCGGCGTCGCGGTGGTCGGCGGCCTCTGCGTGTCGCAGCTGCTGACGCTGTTCATCACGCCTGTGATCTACATCTATCTCGACCGCATCGACCGCAGGCTGCGCCGCAAGCTCGATCCGCAGGCGGAGGCGGGCGGCGACGTCGAGCGCCCGCAGGTGGTCGCGGCCGAATAA
- the erpA gene encoding iron-sulfur cluster insertion protein ErpA, with translation MTAAITVSERAARRIGQILSKEGDGAKLRISVEGGGCSGFQYKFDVERTQADDDLVIERDSAVVLIDPASVPFLAGSEVDFVDDLIGASFRVVNPNATASCGCGTSFSI, from the coding sequence ATGACTGCTGCCATCACCGTCAGCGAACGGGCCGCCCGCCGGATCGGGCAGATCCTCAGCAAGGAAGGCGACGGCGCCAAGCTGCGCATTTCCGTCGAGGGCGGCGGCTGCTCCGGTTTCCAGTACAAATTCGACGTCGAGCGCACCCAGGCGGATGACGACCTCGTGATCGAGCGCGACAGCGCGGTGGTGCTGATCGACCCCGCCTCGGTCCCGTTCCTCGCGGGCTCGGAAGTCGACTTCGTCGACGACCTGATCGGCGCCTCGTTCCGCGTCGTCAATCCGAACGCCACCGCCTCCTGCGGCTGCGGCACCAGCTTCTCGATCTAA
- the argS gene encoding arginine--tRNA ligase: MADTPATPHLFADMLARVHAICAAVAAEDNWPAGIDLSRVVVEPPRDASHGDMATNAAMVLAKEAKAMPRELADKIAERLRADALVASVDVAGPGFINLTLKPQVWADALRAVLGAGSAYGRSDIGKAEKVNVEYVSANPTGPMHVGHCRGAVFGDALCGLLQFAGFDVCREYYINDAGAQVDVLARSAFLRYREALGQDIGAIPEGLYPGDYLVPVGAALAKEYSEKLLDMTEAAWLPIVRDKAIAMMMEMIKVDLAALNIHHDVFFSERSLITSGNNKVAETIDFLRAKGDIYEGRLPPPKGKPVEDYEDREQSLFRATAYGDDVDRPLIKSDGSYTYFASDIANHRNKFERGFTNLIDVFGADHGGYIKRMQAAVKAVTAGKATLDVKIVQLVKLLRDGEPVKMSKRSGEFVTLREVVDEVGSDAVRFMMLFRKNDAVLDFDLAKVIEQSKDNAVFYVQYGHARGHSIFRNAREEAVPDLPETDEARLAYLRNAAVERLTDPAELNLLKQLALYPRMIEAAAVAHEPHRIAFYLYDLASEFHALWTKGRDLPYLRFIINNDAEITRARLAMVQGVVSVLASGLAVLGVHAPTEMR; encoded by the coding sequence ATGGCCGACACCCCTGCGACACCACACCTTTTTGCTGACATGCTGGCGCGCGTGCACGCGATCTGTGCCGCTGTCGCTGCCGAGGATAACTGGCCCGCGGGCATCGATCTGTCCCGCGTCGTGGTCGAGCCGCCGCGCGATGCCAGCCATGGCGATATGGCGACCAATGCCGCGATGGTGCTCGCCAAGGAGGCCAAGGCCATGCCGCGCGAGCTCGCCGACAAGATCGCCGAGCGGCTGCGTGCCGACGCGCTGGTGGCGTCCGTGGATGTCGCCGGGCCCGGCTTCATCAACCTGACCTTGAAGCCGCAGGTCTGGGCGGACGCGCTGCGCGCCGTGCTGGGCGCCGGCTCGGCCTATGGACGCAGCGACATCGGCAAGGCCGAGAAGGTCAATGTCGAATACGTCTCGGCCAACCCGACCGGGCCGATGCATGTCGGCCACTGCCGCGGCGCCGTGTTCGGCGACGCACTGTGCGGCCTGCTGCAATTCGCGGGATTCGACGTCTGCCGCGAATATTACATCAACGACGCCGGCGCCCAGGTCGACGTGCTCGCGCGCTCGGCGTTCCTGCGTTACCGCGAGGCGCTCGGCCAGGACATCGGCGCGATCCCGGAAGGCCTTTATCCGGGCGACTACCTCGTGCCGGTCGGCGCGGCGCTCGCAAAGGAATATAGCGAGAAGCTGCTCGACATGACCGAAGCCGCGTGGCTGCCGATCGTGCGCGACAAGGCGATTGCCATGATGATGGAAATGATCAAGGTCGATCTCGCCGCGCTCAACATCCATCACGATGTGTTCTTCTCCGAGCGCTCGCTGATCACGTCCGGTAACAACAAGGTCGCCGAGACGATCGATTTCCTGCGCGCCAAGGGCGACATCTACGAGGGCCGCCTGCCGCCGCCGAAGGGCAAGCCGGTCGAGGATTATGAAGACCGCGAGCAGTCGCTGTTCCGCGCCACCGCCTACGGCGACGACGTCGATCGTCCGCTGATCAAGTCGGACGGCTCATACACCTATTTCGCGTCCGACATTGCCAACCACCGCAACAAGTTCGAGCGCGGCTTCACCAACCTGATCGACGTGTTCGGCGCCGACCACGGCGGCTACATCAAGCGGATGCAGGCGGCGGTGAAGGCGGTGACCGCCGGCAAAGCCACGCTCGACGTCAAGATCGTGCAGCTCGTCAAGCTGCTGCGTGACGGCGAGCCGGTGAAGATGTCGAAACGCTCCGGCGAATTCGTCACGCTGCGCGAAGTGGTCGACGAGGTCGGCTCGGACGCGGTCCGGTTCATGATGCTGTTCCGCAAGAACGACGCGGTGCTCGATTTCGACCTCGCCAAGGTGATCGAGCAGTCAAAGGACAACGCCGTCTTCTACGTCCAGTACGGTCACGCCCGCGGCCATTCGATCTTCCGCAATGCGCGGGAGGAGGCGGTTCCCGATCTGCCCGAGACCGACGAGGCCCGACTGGCCTATCTGCGGAACGCTGCGGTTGAGCGGCTGACCGATCCGGCCGAGCTCAACCTGCTCAAGCAGCTTGCGCTCTATCCGCGGATGATCGAAGCTGCCGCGGTGGCCCACGAGCCGCACCGAATCGCTTTTTATCTATATGATTTGGCCAGTGAATTTCATGCGCTGTGGACCAAGGGGCGCGATTTGCCCTATTTACGCTTCATTATCAATAATGATGCAGAGATCACGAGGGCGCGACTGGCAATGGTTCAGGGCGTCGTCTCGGTTCTGGCATCGGGCTTAGCTGTTCTAGGCGTCCACGCTCCAACCGAGATGCGGTAG
- a CDS encoding ScpA family protein has translation MTAEILSFETGRPADLAEGEPTLVVDVEGYEGPLDLLLTLARQQKVDLSKISILALADQYLSFIEAARKIRLELAADYLVMAAWLAFLKSRLLLPEPPSAEGPSAEEMATALANRLRRLEAIREAANRLMNRPQFQRDIFPRGNPESIAEIKHPKFTATLYDLLSAYATQRASRVLTSVHLAKRTVWSLAEARASLERLVGLAEDWSCLDEYLMNYVADPKQKATVFASSFAAALELVREGEMEINQKQAFAPIYFRKRQAQAAMAAPDLSVE, from the coding sequence ATGACCGCTGAAATTCTATCGTTTGAGACCGGGCGGCCGGCCGACCTCGCCGAGGGCGAACCGACGCTGGTGGTCGACGTCGAGGGCTATGAGGGCCCGCTCGACCTGCTGTTGACGCTGGCGCGGCAGCAGAAGGTCGACCTGTCGAAGATTTCGATTCTTGCGCTCGCCGACCAATATCTGTCGTTCATCGAGGCCGCGCGCAAAATCCGCCTCGAGCTTGCCGCCGACTATCTGGTGATGGCGGCCTGGCTTGCCTTCCTGAAGTCGCGGCTCTTGCTGCCCGAACCGCCGAGCGCGGAGGGGCCGAGCGCCGAGGAAATGGCGACCGCGCTTGCCAACCGGCTGCGCCGTCTGGAAGCGATCCGCGAGGCGGCGAACCGGCTGATGAACCGGCCGCAGTTCCAGCGAGATATCTTTCCGCGCGGCAATCCGGAATCGATCGCCGAGATCAAGCATCCGAAGTTCACCGCGACCTTGTACGACCTGCTGTCGGCCTATGCCACGCAGCGCGCGTCGCGCGTGCTGACCTCTGTGCATCTGGCGAAGCGGACGGTGTGGTCGCTGGCGGAAGCGCGCGCCTCGCTGGAGCGGCTGGTCGGCCTCGCCGAGGACTGGAGCTGCCTCGACGAGTACCTGATGAACTACGTCGCCGATCCCAAGCAGAAGGCCACGGTGTTCGCATCGAGCTTCGCTGCTGCCCTCGAACTGGTTCGCGAGGGCGAGATGGAAATCAACCAGAAGCAGGCGTTCGCGCCGATCTATTTCCGAAAGCGTCAAGCGCAGGCCGCAATGGCTGCGCCGGACCTGTCGGTTGAGTAA
- a CDS encoding deoxyguanosinetriphosphate triphosphohydrolase: protein MSVGMAAPRAPYACDPDRSRGRLVVEPPSRTRSPFRRDCDRVIHSTAFRRLKHKTQVFVFHEGDHYRTRLTHSLEVAQIARALARQLGVDEDLTETLALAHDLGHPPFGHAGERALDDCLKGDGGFDHNAQALRVVTSLEHRYPEFGGLNLTWESLEGIVKHNGPLTERNGAPTGRYLDSGLPIGIADYNQTYDLELWSYASLEAQIAAFADDIAYDAHDIDDGLRAGLFAVDDLKEMPLTSAIIAEIDRHYPGLDEVRRGAELVRELISHFISAVFNEATRRLAVAQPQSAQDVRHHSAPLIAFPPEVAEQEAAIKAFLFRRMYRHRRVMLVMREAEQVVRNLYERYRQSPGDLPAEWIEGSVQETGSARNRRIGNFIAGMTDRFALIEHQRLFDSTPDLR from the coding sequence GTGTCGGTCGGAATGGCTGCCCCCCGCGCGCCTTATGCCTGCGACCCCGACCGCAGCCGCGGCCGGCTGGTCGTGGAGCCGCCGAGCCGGACCCGCAGCCCGTTCAGGCGCGATTGTGACCGGGTGATCCATTCGACCGCGTTCCGCCGCCTCAAGCACAAGACCCAGGTCTTCGTCTTCCATGAGGGCGATCACTATCGCACCAGGCTGACCCATTCGCTGGAGGTCGCCCAGATCGCCCGCGCGCTGGCGCGCCAGCTCGGGGTCGACGAGGATCTGACCGAGACGCTGGCCCTGGCGCACGACCTCGGCCATCCGCCGTTCGGGCATGCCGGGGAGCGGGCGCTCGACGACTGCCTCAAGGGTGATGGCGGCTTCGACCACAATGCGCAGGCGCTACGGGTCGTGACCTCGCTGGAGCATCGCTACCCCGAATTCGGCGGGCTGAACCTGACCTGGGAATCGCTTGAAGGAATCGTCAAGCACAACGGCCCGCTGACCGAACGCAACGGCGCGCCCACCGGCCGCTACCTCGACAGCGGCCTTCCGATCGGGATCGCCGACTACAACCAGACCTACGACCTCGAGCTCTGGAGCTATGCCTCGCTCGAGGCGCAGATCGCGGCCTTCGCCGACGACATCGCCTATGACGCCCATGATATCGACGACGGCCTGCGCGCCGGCCTGTTTGCGGTCGACGACCTCAAGGAGATGCCGCTGACATCAGCGATCATCGCCGAGATCGATCGCCATTATCCCGGGCTCGACGAGGTCCGCCGCGGTGCCGAACTGGTGCGTGAGCTGATCTCACATTTCATCAGCGCTGTCTTCAACGAGGCGACCCGGCGGCTTGCGGTCGCGCAGCCGCAATCGGCCCAGGATGTGCGCCACCACAGCGCGCCGCTGATCGCGTTTCCGCCCGAGGTGGCCGAGCAGGAGGCGGCGATCAAGGCGTTCCTGTTCCGGCGGATGTATCGCCACCGGCGGGTGATGCTGGTCATGCGGGAGGCGGAGCAGGTGGTGCGCAATCTCTATGAGCGCTACCGGCAATCGCCAGGCGACCTGCCGGCGGAATGGATCGAGGGAAGCGTGCAGGAGACCGGCAGCGCGCGGAACAGGCGGATCGGCAATTTCATTGCCGGAATGACCGACCGTTTCGCCCTGATCGAGCACCAAAGGCTTTTTGACTCGACCCCGGATTTGCGTTAG